From Moraxella sp. K1664, one genomic window encodes:
- a CDS encoding YadA-like family protein, whose amino-acid sequence MTTVASAQNNTPSINDINKKLESLATLQRIVQGAIGVHTENIKKNQTSIAKNKTTLDEHTKQIDANKQAIEAKLGGKVDVQQLEDLKTSVDKNKADIADNKAAADAKFKDIKTDIAKNKTTLDEHTKQIDANKKDFEAKLGGKADEQKLAELKTSVDKNKAAADAKFAATEDALTRNAKNITKNTTSIRDLNTKVDGFDGRINALDSKVNTFDGRISALDAKVNGFDGRINALDDKFKNGMAAQAALNSLFQPYSVGKVSVSAAIGGYGSKSAIAIGTGYRVNPQLAFKGGTAINVSGSKKSSYNIGVNYEF is encoded by the coding sequence ATGACGACTGTGGCATCTGCACAAAACAATACACCTAGCATAAATGATATAAATAAAAAACTAGAAAGTTTAGCAACCCTTCAACGGATTGTTCAAGGAGCAATAGGGGTTCATACAGAAAATATCAAAAAAAACCAAACAAGCATTGCCAAAAACAAAACCACACTTGATGAGCACACCAAGCAAATCGATGCTAACAAACAAGCCATTGAAGCAAAATTGGGTGGCAAGGTAGATGTGCAACAATTAGAAGATTTAAAAACAAGCGTTGATAAAAACAAAGCAGACATTGCAGATAACAAAGCCGCAGCCGATGCTAAGTTTAAAGATATTAAAACAGACATTGCCAAAAACAAAACCACACTTGATGAGCACACCAAGCAAATCGATGCTAACAAAAAAGACTTTGAAGCAAAATTGGGTGGTAAGGCAGATGAGCAAAAATTAGCAGAGTTAAAAACAAGCGTTGATAAAAACAAAGCCGCAGCCGATGCTAAGTTTGCAGCAACAGAAGATGCCCTTACCAGAAATGCAAAAAACATCACCAAAAACACAACATCCATCAGAGACTTAAACACCAAGGTGGATGGTTTTGATGGTCGTATTAATGCCTTGGATAGCAAAGTTAATACCTTTGATGGTCGCATCAGTGCCTTAGATGCCAAGGTGAATGGTTTTGATGGTCGTATTAATGCCTTGGATGATAAATTTAAAAATGGCATGGCTGCCCAAGCTGCCCTAAACAGTCTTTTCCAGCCTTATAGTGTCGGTAAAGTCAGCGTCTCAGCAGCCATCGGTGGTTATGGTTCAAAATCTGCCATTGCCATTGGTACAGGCTACCGTGTTAATCCGCAGTTGGCATTTAAAGGTGGTACTGCCATTAACGTGAGTGGTAGCAAAAAAAGCTCTTATAACATCGGTGTAAACTATGAGTTCTGA